From a single Maylandia zebra isolate NMK-2024a linkage group LG3, Mzebra_GT3a, whole genome shotgun sequence genomic region:
- the LOC101466447 gene encoding type I phosphatidylinositol 4,5-bisphosphate 4-phosphatase-B → MADGERSPLLPDQHDGTNGFSPGFAPFPSSVAPGEPPPPYSPQGSPDSSSAPVISCRVCQTSISVEGKTHQHVVKCNICNEATPIKNAPVGKKYVRCPCNCLLICKVTSQKIACPRPYCKRIINLGPVHIGGDSPEPRRQPVGIRVICGHCSNTFLWTEFSARTLARCPHCRKVSSIGWRYPRRRSLLCFLLFLILAVSTAGLLVGTWKPAKSSKGIYVSWVLLLLLTLFTMARTIYWKCLKISEPLSNVT, encoded by the exons GTTTTGCTCCGTTCCCCAGCTCAGTGGCACCAGGCGAGCCTCCACCCCCGTACTCCCCACAAGGCAGCCCAGACAGCAGCAGTGCTCCGGTCATCAGCTGCCGGGTTTGTCAGACCTCCATATCTGTGGAGGGCAAGACGCACCAGCATGTGGTGAAGTGCAACATCTGCAATGAAGCTACG CCCATTAAGAATGCTCCTGTTGGAAAGAAGTATGTCCGCTGTCCTTGCAACTGTCTGCTGATCTGCAAAGTGACGTCGCAGAAGATCGCCTGTCCGAGACCGTACTG TAAACGCATCATCAACCTAGGTCCAGTCCACATTGGAGGGGACAGTCCTGAACCGCGGCGTCAGCCTGTTGGCATCAGAGTCATCTGTGGACACTGCTCCAACACATTCCTG TGGACAGAGTTTTCAGCCCGCACTTTAGCTCGATGTCCCCACTGCCGAAAAGT CTCTTCTATTGGTTGGCGGTACCCCAGAAGGAGGAGCCTGCTATGCTTCCTGCTGTTTTTAATCCTCGCCGTCTCCACAGCAGGACTTTTG GTCGGTACCTGGAAGCCCGCCAAGAGCTCAAAAGGGATCTACGTGTCATGGgtgctcctgctcctgctcaCTTTGTTCACCATGGCCAGAACAATCTACTGGAAGTGTCTAAAAATTAGCGAACCCTTATCCAATGTCACATAG